The Limnochorda sp. LNt genome includes a region encoding these proteins:
- a CDS encoding ribonuclease toxin HepT-like protein, which produces MRAAAAATYLVRIYGAIERALERIAQEFDGGTPGGGDWHRELLRMMARAVPEVRPAVLSPESLEWLDGCRKFRHRVLHAYASPLVWAKMAHLVVEAPADFQRLRADLDRFSDFVRRLVDSTSSR; this is translated from the coding sequence GTGCGGGCTGCAGCGGCCGCGACGTATCTGGTACGGATTTACGGGGCCATCGAGCGGGCCCTCGAGCGAATTGCGCAGGAGTTCGATGGAGGGACTCCCGGCGGAGGGGACTGGCATCGGGAACTGCTTCGGATGATGGCGCGTGCCGTCCCAGAAGTGCGCCCGGCGGTCCTCTCGCCCGAGAGCCTGGAGTGGCTCGATGGGTGCCGCAAGTTTCGCCACCGTGTGCTGCATGCGTACGCAAGCCCGTTGGTGTGGGCGAAGATGGCTCACCTCGTGGTAGAGGCTCCCGCAGACTTTCAGAGGCTGCGCGCCGACCTGGACCGCTTTTCGGACTTCGTACGCCGATTGGTGGACTCCACCAGCTCGAGGTAA
- the mntA gene encoding type VII toxin-antitoxin system MntA family adenylyltransferase antitoxin, translated as MQTLRRHGATEVYLFGSLCTGTFHQGSDIDLAVWGIPPERFYAALAALDAVCDIPVDVVDLDEASPPLREHILQKGERLL; from the coding sequence GTGCAGACGCTCCGCCGCCACGGTGCGACGGAGGTCTACCTCTTCGGCTCGCTGTGCACCGGTACCTTTCATCAGGGGTCGGACATCGACCTCGCTGTGTGGGGCATCCCGCCGGAGCGCTTCTACGCGGCGCTGGCCGCGCTCGACGCGGTGTGCGACATCCCGGTCGACGTCGTAGACCTCGACGAGGCCTCTCCTCCGCTCCGAGAGCACATCCTCCAGAAAGGAGAGCGCCTGCTGTGA